The Bacillota bacterium genomic sequence GTCAGTGACCTCAGCCCTTGTGGGTCTGGGATTGCGAATCATCGAATCCAGCATCTGTGTTGCTGTAATCACCGGCTTCCCGGCCATGTTACACTTGCGGATAATCATCTTCTGGATGGAGGGCACTTCTTCTGGAGCCATTTCAACGCCCATATCTCCCCGGGCCACCATGACCCCATCGGCAGAGGCGATAATATCATCGATATTACGCACACCCTCTTGACTCTCAATCTTAGCGATTACCGGTTGACTACCACCAGCCGCGGCAATCACCTTCTTGACCGCCTCGATGTGCTCTCCTCTCCGGACAAAGGAGGCTGCGATGGCATCCACCCCTTGCTCCACGCCAAACTTGATGTCCTCCATATCGGCGTCAGTCAGTGGGGGCAGATCCACATCAACCCCGGGCAAACTTACTCCCTTGCGGGAACTAAGCTCGCCGCCAACGATAACTTCACAGACTACATCATTGCCTTTGACTTCTACGACCTGCAGTTCCAAAATCCCATCATCGAGATAGATAACATTGCCCGGCTTGACATCCCGAGGCAACTTGGGATAGTTCACAAAGACTCTTTCTTGTGTTCCTCGGGGATCGATGTTTTCGGTGGTGAGAGTAAACCTATCCCCTTGTTTCAGTAGAATCTTCTCATTCTGAAATATTCCAATCCGAATTTTGGGCCCTTGAATGTCCTGCAGGATTCCAACAACTTTGCCCTTCTCCTCAGCTACCTGACGGATTCTCTGAATGCGTCGGGCGTGCTCTTCATGGGTGCCGTGAGAGAAATTAAGCCTAGCGACATTCATTCCAGCATCCATCAGTTCGGCGAGGACCTCTTTGGAATCAGAAA encodes the following:
- the pyk gene encoding pyruvate kinase, encoding MRKTKIVCTIGPVSDSKEVLAELMDAGMNVARLNFSHGTHEEHARRIQRIRQVAEEKGKVVGILQDIQGPKIRIGIFQNEKILLKQGDRFTLTTENIDPRGTQERVFVNYPKLPRDVKPGNVIYLDDGILELQVVEVKGNDVVCEVIVGGELSSRKGVSLPGVDVDLPPLTDADMEDIKFGVEQGVDAIAASFVRRGEHIEAVKKVIAAAGGSQPVIAKIESQEGVRNIDDIIASADGVMVARGDMGVEMAPEEVPSIQKMIIRKCNMAGKPVITATQMLDSMIRNPRPTRAEVTDVANAILDGTDAVMLSGETAVGKYPVCAVKMMHRIAAKTETSLDYPNLLAEGRKNYRGSITEAISYATCMTAEDIKAAAIICSTQSGVTARMVSKYRPRSAIIAVTPYERVVRRLAMVWGVYPILVPRTSNIDSMLDVAVKGALESGLVHPEDTLVIAAGVRTGTPGATNLLQVIRVE